One Candidatus Methylomirabilota bacterium genomic region harbors:
- a CDS encoding carbohydrate ABC transporter permease, with product MLLALLAYATPFFWQILTSLKPEAELMVLPPLFPSRLTWEHYRVVLGQSVMLRALINSLGVGIITTVLALGLGIFGAYGIARYPIPGKALLLLLIVGGTAFPQIATVSPLYLLMRALSLRDTWLALILANTSFALPLVIWLLTGFLQEIPVGLEEAASVDGASRPRAFRWIVLPLLAPGLASAALLTFLFSWNEFLFAYTFTATEASRTVPVALALFPGVFEVPWGDIAAASILASIPPVALVVGLQRYLVRGLLTGALRE from the coding sequence GTGCTCCTGGCCCTCCTGGCCTACGCGACGCCGTTCTTCTGGCAAATCCTCACGTCGCTGAAGCCCGAGGCCGAGCTCATGGTCCTGCCGCCGCTCTTCCCGAGCCGACTCACGTGGGAGCACTACCGGGTCGTCCTCGGGCAGAGCGTGATGCTCCGCGCCCTCATCAATAGCCTCGGCGTCGGCATCATCACCACCGTGCTCGCCCTTGGCTTGGGAATCTTCGGCGCCTACGGCATCGCGCGCTATCCGATCCCGGGCAAGGCGCTGCTCCTCCTCCTCATCGTCGGAGGCACCGCGTTTCCGCAGATCGCCACGGTGAGCCCGCTCTATCTCTTGATGCGCGCGCTGTCGCTGCGCGATACGTGGCTGGCCCTCATCCTGGCCAATACCTCCTTCGCCCTGCCGCTCGTCATCTGGCTCCTCACGGGTTTTCTCCAGGAGATCCCCGTCGGGCTCGAGGAGGCCGCCTCCGTGGACGGCGCGAGCCGCCCGCGCGCCTTCCGCTGGATCGTGCTGCCGCTCCTGGCTCCCGGCCTCGCCTCCGCCGCCCTCCTGACTTTTCTCTTCTCCTGGAACGAGTTCCTGTTTGCCTACACGTTCACCGCCACCGAGGCCAGCCGCACCGTCCCCGTGGCGCTCGCGCTCTTCCCCGGGGTCTTCGAGGTGCCCTGGGGCGATATCGCCGCGGCCTCCATCCTCGCCAGCATCCCGCCCGTCGCCCTCGTGGTCGGCCTGCAGCGCTACCTCGTCCGCGGCCTCCTCACCGGCGCGCTGAGGGAATAA
- a CDS encoding helix-turn-helix transcriptional regulator, producing MAVKEVALVLEEERKTVDCGALQRFGLTPREAEVLHWVTEGKTNRRIGVILHATPRTVDKHLERIYAKLRVNTRMAAAVYARTHA from the coding sequence GTGGCGGTGAAGGAGGTCGCGCTCGTCCTCGAAGAGGAACGGAAGACCGTCGACTGCGGGGCGCTCCAGCGGTTCGGGCTGACCCCGCGAGAGGCCGAGGTTCTTCACTGGGTGACAGAAGGCAAGACGAACCGAAGGATCGGGGTCATTCTCCACGCCACTCCACGCACGGTCGACAAACACCTCGAGCGGATCTATGCCAAGCTTCGGGTCAACACGCGCATGGCCGCCGCCGTTTACGCCCGGACTCACGCGTGA
- a CDS encoding class II aldolase/adducin family protein, with the protein MELFTRRHVLLGVSCALVALAGVRDVLAQTPPATAGPVDPKLIEDLVAANRILVDQGVVDGYGHVSVRHEKAADRYLMSRSIAPELVTAADIMEYDLDSTPVDPQGRTSYLERFIHGEIYRARPDVRAIVHNHSPSVIPFGVTAAPLRPLYHMSAFLSAGVPVFDIRQASGGMTDMLVRNAALGQALARTLGTRPVALMRGHGAVVVGASLPLVVFRSVYTEVNARLQAQAMALGGGQVTYLDPEEARQAEASVAGTVSRPWELWKRKALTR; encoded by the coding sequence GTGGAGCTCTTCACCCGACGTCATGTCCTGCTCGGCGTCTCCTGCGCGCTCGTCGCGCTCGCGGGAGTGAGAGACGTGCTTGCCCAGACACCGCCCGCCACGGCGGGCCCGGTCGATCCGAAGCTCATCGAAGATTTGGTCGCCGCCAACCGCATCCTGGTCGATCAGGGCGTGGTCGATGGCTACGGTCACGTGAGCGTGCGTCACGAGAAGGCCGCGGACCGCTATCTGATGTCGCGCTCCATCGCGCCGGAGCTGGTGACGGCGGCCGACATCATGGAGTATGACCTCGACAGCACGCCCGTCGATCCGCAAGGCCGCACGAGCTATCTGGAGCGCTTCATCCACGGCGAGATCTACCGGGCGCGGCCCGACGTGCGCGCCATCGTCCACAACCATTCGCCATCCGTCATCCCCTTCGGCGTCACCGCGGCGCCGCTGCGTCCGCTCTATCACATGAGCGCCTTTCTCTCGGCCGGCGTGCCCGTCTTCGACATCCGCCAGGCCAGCGGCGGCATGACGGACATGCTGGTGCGCAACGCGGCGCTCGGTCAGGCTCTGGCCCGCACGCTGGGGACGCGGCCCGTGGCGCTCATGCGCGGACACGGGGCCGTGGTCGTGGGCGCGAGCCTGCCCTTGGTCGTCTTCCGCAGCGTGTACACCGAGGTCAACGCGCGCCTCCAGGCCCAGGCCATGGCGCTTGGCGGCGGCCAGGTCACCTACCTTGATCCCGAGGAGGCGCGCCAGGCCGAGGCTTCGGTGGCGGGGACGGTCAGCCGGCCCTGGGAGCTCTGGAAGCGGAAGGCTCTTACCCGCTGA
- a CDS encoding sugar ABC transporter permease, with the protein MSPGGPAATVMRSERRAPGQGLLLVAPALLALGALTLYPTLWVGWLSLQRRIPIFGVERFEGLGNYIFLATDPRFWKAAQVTLVFTVASVALELVGGVLVALALRGQRAGARVGLSFLLLAWALPSVVTAKLFEWLYNPAAGLVNFLLGGVALNWLGDPRLALPGLILADVWRTLPFVTVLCYARLLAIPVELYEAAQMDGAGAVATFTRITLPLLRRILLIAVLFRTLDALRSFDLMFVLTGGGPAGTTETLTVYAYRSLFQAVQLGLGSAVGVVVFALVMLVAWGYLRALRHEGLAA; encoded by the coding sequence ATGAGCCCGGGCGGGCCGGCCGCCACCGTCATGCGAAGCGAGCGGCGCGCGCCGGGGCAGGGCCTGCTTCTCGTCGCGCCGGCGCTCCTCGCCCTGGGCGCGCTCACCCTTTATCCTACCCTCTGGGTCGGCTGGCTCTCGCTTCAGCGTCGCATCCCGATCTTCGGAGTCGAGCGCTTCGAGGGTCTCGGCAACTACATTTTCCTGGCCACGGACCCGCGATTCTGGAAGGCCGCCCAGGTCACCCTGGTGTTCACGGTAGCCTCGGTGGCGCTCGAGCTGGTCGGGGGCGTCCTGGTCGCTCTCGCGCTGCGCGGCCAGCGGGCGGGCGCGCGGGTCGGTCTCTCGTTCCTGCTCCTGGCCTGGGCCCTGCCGTCGGTGGTGACGGCCAAGCTCTTTGAATGGCTCTACAACCCGGCCGCGGGTCTCGTGAATTTCCTGCTGGGTGGCGTCGCGCTGAACTGGCTGGGCGATCCGAGGCTCGCCCTGCCCGGGCTCATTCTGGCCGACGTGTGGCGCACGCTGCCCTTCGTCACCGTACTCTGCTACGCACGCCTCCTCGCCATCCCCGTCGAGCTCTACGAGGCGGCCCAGATGGACGGGGCGGGCGCCGTGGCGACCTTCACGCGCATCACCTTGCCGCTCCTTCGCCGCATCCTGCTCATCGCCGTCCTCTTCCGGACCCTGGATGCGCTCCGGTCCTTCGATTTGATGTTCGTCCTCACGGGCGGCGGCCCGGCGGGCACCACCGAGACGCTCACCGTGTACGCGTACCGAAGTCTCTTCCAGGCCGTCCAGCTCGGGCTCGGCTCCGCCGTCGGCGTGGTCGTCTTCGCGCTCGTGATGCTGGTGGCCTGGGGATATCTGCGCGCGCTCCGCCACGAAGGGCTCGCGGCGTGA
- a CDS encoding amidohydrolase family protein: MPYDLIIRNGMVVDGSGFSRYRADIGVTDGRIAEIGRIRGPARRTIDAEGLFVAPGIIDLHTHYDVQPFWDRLCTSSVWHGVTTVLTGNCGLTLAPLRPEHRETMLATFCCVEDLPMSSLSAVLPWTWQSFDEFLQAIDIGLGVNIMPLVGHNPLRLSVMDGEAWDRAATPDEIAAMQALLRGALEEGAWGWSTTVSPTHAGPQGQPVPSRLAAHDERIALGRTLGEFNRGVIEILPPGAGRPDEADRQHLFEVAQASGRPVFFLGFDASARSYVEGATQQGAQLYNLLRVIPFNPRFTLKKTTYFANLDVWDVAMATPFEERMALFANPEKRPQLREAATQRQRRRPGVLGRFIKWDAIIVSKAVLDKNRALEGRTIADLAQAMGKHVADVMLDLAVEERLETEFFLQSRSPAVDVELAEYVKTGHAIPSQTDAGAHLNTNFCTAGESSYVLGEWVRERQLLTLEDAIRRFTFQPARIMGLSDRGLVREGMVADLMVFDLARIGVKEDEITRDGPSGSPRRVQRAEGIEHVIVGGEPVFDHGQHTGALPGRVLRAPRRP, translated from the coding sequence ATGCCTTACGACCTCATCATCAGGAACGGGATGGTCGTCGACGGGTCCGGCTTTTCGCGCTATCGGGCCGACATCGGGGTCACGGACGGCCGGATCGCGGAAATCGGCCGTATCCGGGGGCCGGCACGGAGGACCATCGACGCTGAGGGGCTCTTCGTCGCCCCCGGCATCATCGACCTCCACACGCACTACGACGTCCAGCCTTTCTGGGATCGGCTCTGCACATCCTCCGTCTGGCACGGGGTGACCACGGTCCTCACCGGCAACTGCGGGCTGACGCTCGCCCCGCTGCGCCCCGAGCACCGGGAGACAATGCTGGCCACCTTCTGCTGCGTCGAGGATCTCCCCATGAGCTCGCTGAGCGCGGTGCTGCCCTGGACATGGCAGAGCTTCGACGAGTTCCTGCAGGCCATCGACATCGGGCTCGGCGTCAACATCATGCCCCTCGTCGGCCACAACCCGCTGCGCCTGAGCGTCATGGACGGCGAGGCCTGGGACCGCGCGGCCACGCCCGATGAGATCGCGGCCATGCAGGCTCTCCTGCGCGGGGCGCTCGAGGAGGGCGCGTGGGGCTGGAGCACGACGGTGTCGCCGACGCACGCCGGGCCGCAGGGGCAACCGGTGCCCTCACGGCTCGCCGCCCACGACGAGCGCATCGCTCTGGGCCGCACCCTCGGTGAGTTCAACCGGGGCGTCATTGAGATCCTTCCCCCCGGCGCCGGGCGGCCCGACGAGGCTGACCGGCAACATCTCTTCGAGGTCGCGCAGGCCAGCGGCCGGCCCGTGTTCTTCCTCGGCTTCGACGCCAGCGCGCGGAGCTACGTGGAAGGGGCGACGCAGCAGGGCGCGCAGCTCTACAACCTGCTCCGTGTCATTCCCTTCAATCCGCGCTTCACGCTCAAGAAGACCACCTATTTCGCCAATCTCGACGTGTGGGACGTCGCCATGGCCACGCCCTTCGAGGAGCGCATGGCGCTCTTCGCCAATCCCGAGAAGCGCCCGCAGCTGCGCGAGGCAGCCACGCAGCGGCAGCGCCGCCGGCCCGGCGTGCTCGGACGGTTCATCAAGTGGGACGCGATCATCGTCAGCAAGGCCGTCCTCGACAAGAACCGCGCGCTGGAGGGACGCACGATCGCCGACCTGGCCCAGGCCATGGGCAAGCACGTGGCCGATGTGATGCTGGACCTGGCCGTCGAGGAGAGGCTCGAGACCGAGTTCTTCCTCCAGTCGCGCTCACCGGCGGTGGACGTCGAGCTGGCGGAGTACGTGAAGACCGGCCACGCCATCCCGTCCCAGACCGACGCGGGCGCGCATCTCAACACGAACTTCTGCACCGCCGGTGAGTCGAGCTATGTGCTGGGCGAGTGGGTGCGCGAGCGGCAGCTCCTCACTCTCGAGGACGCCATCCGCCGCTTCACCTTCCAGCCCGCGCGCATCATGGGCTTGAGCGACCGGGGCCTCGTGCGCGAAGGCATGGTGGCCGACCTCATGGTGTTCGATCTCGCCCGGATCGGCGTCAAGGAGGACGAGATCACCCGCGACGGCCCAAGCGGCTCGCCGCGCCGCGTTCAGCGTGCGGAGGGCATCGAGCACGTGATCGTGGGCGGCGAGCCCGTCTTCGATCATGGCCAGCACACCGGTGCCCTTCCCGGCCGGGTGCTCCGCGCGCCGCGGCGGCCCTGA